One stretch of Candidatus Thermoplasmatota archaeon DNA includes these proteins:
- a CDS encoding transglutaminase domain-containing protein gives MKEKGYIPQKTYLKLMINGAFSLSKTLVTNLGSLKKVRKIGPHEKRYVQPPRRYELPEYKEGMKYCKSDEKYLRPTLYCNPRVPEVIALANELGAFEKSDSEFAEDAFEFVKRNITLEILPMDGVEATIRRGTGTCFHQISAFIALCRAAGIKARYKMFAMNMIKAWYDATIRVDPLVKKWYDSMGYFMIEGEGEAYVDDKWVVAHVGPTSERQAAAGIPITKFGEDSLGTWFFALPGTTMRMESIPYGLGSATKLLKKIAPGSMERVNASIFGQIERGKQILEEAGGEAAYDKKVRKKIPKTPKMELQTAKGVAFG, from the coding sequence ATGAAGGAAAAGGGATACATCCCGCAAAAAACCTACCTTAAGTTGATGATAAATGGTGCTTTTTCGTTAAGTAAGACACTTGTTACAAATCTGGGCAGTCTCAAAAAAGTCAGAAAAATTGGCCCACACGAAAAAAGGTATGTGCAGCCGCCGAGAAGATACGAGTTGCCAGAGTACAAAGAGGGGATGAAATATTGCAAATCGGATGAGAAATATCTCAGACCCACGCTTTACTGCAACCCGAGAGTTCCAGAAGTAATAGCACTTGCAAATGAACTCGGAGCATTTGAGAAATCTGATAGCGAGTTTGCAGAAGATGCTTTTGAATTTGTGAAACGCAATATAACGCTGGAAATACTCCCGATGGACGGAGTTGAAGCAACTATCAGGAGGGGCACTGGCACATGCTTTCACCAGATATCGGCGTTTATCGCTTTGTGTAGGGCTGCTGGAATAAAGGCAAGATACAAGATGTTCGCTATGAACATGATAAAGGCGTGGTACGATGCGACAATACGCGTCGACCCGCTGGTCAAAAAATGGTATGATTCCATGGGATATTTTATGATAGAGGGTGAGGGAGAAGCTTACGTTGATGACAAATGGGTGGTCGCCCATGTAGGCCCAACGTCTGAAAGGCAGGCGGCGGCGGGCATACCTATAACAAAGTTTGGTGAGGATTCTCTCGGTACATGGTTTTTCGCCCTTCCTGGGACAACCATGCGAATGGAGTCTATTCCCTATGGTCTGGGTTCGGCCACAAAACTGCTGAAAAAGATAGCTCCAGGTTCCATGGAAAGAGTCAATGCAAGCATATTCGGGCAGATAGAACGGGGCAAGCAAATATTGGAAGAGGCAGGCGGTGAAGCAGCTTACGATAAAAAAGTAAGAAAAAAAATTCCAAAAACACCAAAAATGGAATTGCAAACAGCAAAAGGCGTTGCCTTTGGATAG